One window of the Methanocaldococcus vulcanius M7 genome contains the following:
- the fdhD gene encoding formate dehydrogenase accessory sulfurtransferase FdhD, with translation MIKKIKIKRFDGRDVRDVEDYIAVEESYNIFINEEFIKSISLSPNFLNEFAVGFAISEGFLNKVDKVEVDKNNIYIFGEKIKINNNKNNKEIKIDIETLKKIISYKIKAKYWEITGSFHWASIFDLKGNKIIFVEDIGRYNAVDKVIGYAILNNYNLNEIILKCSGRIPYEIVKKAINSGLNIIISKSPPTDRAIELAEKNNILLIGFARNGKFNIYTSEEIWER, from the coding sequence AAAAAGGTTTGATGGCAGAGATGTTCGTGATGTTGAAGATTACATTGCAGTTGAAGAAAGCTATAACATCTTTATTAATGAAGAGTTTATTAAGTCCATCTCCCTATCTCCAAATTTTTTAAATGAGTTTGCAGTTGGCTTTGCTATAAGTGAAGGATTTTTAAATAAAGTTGATAAAGTTGAAGTTGATAAAAACAACATATACATCTTTGGAGAAAAAATCAAGATTAACAATAATAAAAATAATAAAGAAATAAAAATAGACATTGAAACTCTAAAGAAAATAATTTCTTATAAAATAAAGGCAAAATATTGGGAAATAACAGGAAGTTTTCACTGGGCTTCAATATTTGATTTAAAAGGCAATAAAATAATTTTTGTTGAAGATATTGGAAGATATAACGCTGTTGATAAAGTTATCGGCTATGCCATCCTAAATAATTACAACTTAAATGAAATAATATTAAAATGCAGTGGAAGAATTCCCTATGAAATCGTTAAAAAGGCCATAAACAGTGGTTTAAATATTATTATCTCAAAATCTCCACCAACAGATAGAGCCATAGAATTGGCAGAAAAAAATAACATCCTATTAATTGGCTTTGCAAGAAATGGGAAATTTAACATTTACACAAGTGAGGAAATATGGGAAAGATAG